The Paenibacillus beijingensis nucleotide sequence TTCACTTGACATCCCTCCTTTCTCTCAAAGGAAATCTTACAAGAGTAAGGCATTGAACTAAAAAAGTTACGGCCAAAATGGGAGAACCAAAAACGAAGTTTGCTGCTACTACCAGTGTAGATGATATTTTTAAAATTGGGAAGTATTTCTTTTTAATTCTCGTTTGCTTTTCAATTCGCGAGGGGGAGAAGATTAACGCTAGCAATATATTCATAATATTGATAATAAATACCGTCTTATCGTTCAGAAATGATGAAAAGGAAATAATTGTTATACCAATTGTCGAAACGGCGACACATGCGATTCCTGACTTTAAATGTACGCCGCCCGATATTTGTCTTAAAAATGCAAATGCAATTAATATTGTTGCAACTTCTGTTGTTTTGTCGAAAAATAATGAAATCAGCAATGAAAAAGTAATGATAAAGATGCCGTTCAGCAGGATCGCAAGCGAGAACCGAAGCACGTCGACGGACGCCGGATGATTCGGGACAATCGCTTTAATGTTGACCGCCAGTTTTTCAGCCATCACATTTATCATTGATCGCTCTTCTCCTTTCGTATCGAGTAATATAAAAAGAAAGCCATCGCAGCCGTCAATACGAGAAAATCAAGAAACACTTCCTTCTCATACAGCATCAGTCCGAATGCGATCAAGACAACCGGGATGCTGACGTAAATAATCGCCTGTTCCCACTTCAGCCGCTTGTCGTCGAAATCAAACGAAAATCCGAGGCCTCTTGAATAGAGAAACCTGGACAGCAGGTAGGCGATGAGCGCGGTGACGGCTTGCAGAATGTATCCTCTGATGTGGTTGTGCTGTACTTCACTGATCGACAGCCAGCCGAATGAAAGCCCGACGATGGCCACCTGAAGCAGCACATAACCGATATACCCGACCACGGACACGAAAAACGACCATTGAATCGGAACGCGCAGGATGACGGTCAATAACAGTGAAATCAAAAATACGTTGACGATCGGAACAAAGTTGGATAAAGACAGCTCCTCCCGCAGCAAAAAGCTCTGCAGATCCATAATTAATACGGTGAACATGATCTGCCAGAAGCATTCGGATAAGCGGAACCGGTAAATACAGAGCACCACTGAAATTAACGCGATGCCTTCAAGTGTTGAAAAAAGCGTAAACAGCAGAAATTCCGAAATCATACTTAACTTTCCTCACCCTCGTTTGTTTTGGTTTCGATGTTCGGGCCAATAGTCCGTAAGGACGGGCGGACAGTCGCGGTCGCTCTCCCACAAATAAACCCAGCCGGATAGCCCTGCCTGAAAAGCATCGTTCGTCCACACCCGAATGTAGTCGTTGCTTTCTTCAATTCCGCAGTAATCCTCCAGCGCATCCATCGCCGCAAGACCTTCGAAGCCGACTTCAAGCCAGCATCCGCGTACGACAGCCTGCCGCCGGGCGGATGCCTCATCGCGCACGAGGGCCGGATATTGTTGCCCGGTCACTTCTACCAGACGTCCCGGTACCGATCCGGGAACAATCGACCGGATATACGGCTCCGCAATGCCGTGGTTATACTGCCCGGGCAGCAGCGAACCGTAAACAAATACCCGCAAGGTGACAATCCTCCCTGAGCCTGTCCATATCTAAGTAGTTCTAATTGAGCAGCAGAACAGTACTTACTGATTATATTGTAACGAATTCCGGGTTGTCCGCAACTGAAAAACCGCAATTTTTCGCGCACTCCGGTTCCGCACGCGGCTCTCTCTCATAAACGGGACGGCGATGGCCGCTTCCGCTTGTTATAATAGAGACGGACACCCTCTAAGTCCAAAACTTTTTGCAATCCGGAATCGTTCACTTGTGCAGGAGGACATGAACTTATGCTTAAGGTCCAACATCTAGGAAAACAATATGATAACGGCTGGGCGCTCCAGCCGCTCGATTTGGAATTGAAGCGCGGACTGCACGGGCTGCTTGGTCCTAACGGCGCCGGCAAGTCGACGCTGATGCGGCTGCTCGCCGGACTTTTGCCCGCCACGAGCGGGGACGCATACTTGAACGGCAGTTCGGTGCGCGACTTTCGCCGCACGAGCCGCGCGATCGGGTACCTGCCGCAAATTGTGCGCGTGCACCCGCAGCTGACGGCGCGCCAGTGGCTGACGCACGCGGCCGCGCTGCACGGCGTGAAAGGAAAAACGGCGCGCGCCGAGACGGTTCAGCGCATTCTGGAGGAAGTTAATCTGGCGGAAGAAGCCGACTGGCCCTCCCGCGCTTATTCATTCGGGATGATCAAGCGCCTGTGCATCGCCCAAGCTCTTCTTAGCGGATCGGAGCTGCTCATCGTCGATGAGCCTACGGCGGGGCTCGATCCGGAAGAGCGGCTTAGGCTGCGCAGCTTGCTTGCCGATGCCGCAGCGACGCGCATCGTGCTGCTGTCTACCCATGTGCTCGGCGACATTCAAGCCAGCTGCAAAAATGTATTGGTGCTGGCGGGCGGACGGCTGCTTTACCACGGGGAGCTAGCGGGCCTGACCCGCTTCGCGCAGGATCGGACATGGACATGGGAGGCGTCGGAAAGCGAATGGCGGCGCATGCCGCTGCGCGGCCTGCTGTCGGCGCGCAGCACGCCGGATGGCATCGTTTGCCGCGCGCTCGCCGACAAGCGGCCGACGCCGTTTGCCGAGCCCGCCTTCCCGACGGTCGAGGAAGGTTATCTTGCTTTGATCAGCTCCGGAGGCCGGATGTTATGATCGTGAGGTTTCTGCACCAGACATCCATGGAATTGCTGCTGCTGCTGAAGCTGCGCTGGCCGCTGCTGCTGCCCGCGGCAGCGGGCGTTTGGATGCTCATTCATACGCAAAGCCCGACCGCCACCGCTTCCCAGGACGTTAACCTGTACGCTTTTTCCGAGCACTCCAACATCTTGGTCATTTCCACCGTCGTCCCGGTGCTGCTTGGGGTTCTAATGCTGCGGCGGGATTTGCTGCATCCTTCCTATGAATGGATGCTGAGGCTGCCGGTCAGCGGCGCGGGATGGATCGCCGCCAAATGGACGGCGGGCTTTCTGTACATGAGCCTGTTTACGCTGGCGGTTCATCTCGGCTATGCGGTCTCTGCCCTGCGCATGCATTTGCCCTTGTCTTCGCTGTTGCACGAAGCCGTCCGGTTCTCGCTCATTTACGAACAATCGTACGGGATTTCGCTCGCGCTCGGCATGTTTCTCGGGGTGCTGCTGCCGCTGCGTTTTGCGCTTCCGGTCGCGTTTTGCGGGTGGATGTTCGGATCGATCTTCCTGCAGCTGTATGTCGTGCGGACGTTCAGGCTGACAGAGCTGAAGGCTTTCTATCTGCATCCGCTGATCGATTCACAGCTGCTCGAAAATGAAATCTGGTCTCCGGTGTTAACGCTGCCGGATCAAGCGGACATCGCGCTGTTCAACGCCGCGTTCGGGCTGTTCCTGCTCTGCGCCTCCTGGGCGCTGCTGGGCAAATACCGGCCTTCGCTGCACAGGGGGAGGACATCTGTAATCGCGCTCGCCGCATTGG carries:
- a CDS encoding accessory gene regulator ArgB-like protein codes for the protein MINVMAEKLAVNIKAIVPNHPASVDVLRFSLAILLNGIFIITFSLLISLFFDKTTEVATILIAFAFLRQISGGVHLKSGIACVAVSTIGITIISFSSFLNDKTVFIINIMNILLALIFSPSRIEKQTRIKKKYFPILKISSTLVVAANFVFGSPILAVTFLVQCLTLVRFPLRERRDVK
- a CDS encoding gamma-glutamylcyclotransferase family protein, which translates into the protein MRVFVYGSLLPGQYNHGIAEPYIRSIVPGSVPGRLVEVTGQQYPALVRDEASARRQAVVRGCWLEVGFEGLAAMDALEDYCGIEESNDYIRVWTNDAFQAGLSGWVYLWESDRDCPPVLTDYWPEHRNQNKRG
- a CDS encoding ATP-binding cassette domain-containing protein encodes the protein MLKVQHLGKQYDNGWALQPLDLELKRGLHGLLGPNGAGKSTLMRLLAGLLPATSGDAYLNGSSVRDFRRTSRAIGYLPQIVRVHPQLTARQWLTHAAALHGVKGKTARAETVQRILEEVNLAEEADWPSRAYSFGMIKRLCIAQALLSGSELLIVDEPTAGLDPEERLRLRSLLADAAATRIVLLSTHVLGDIQASCKNVLVLAGGRLLYHGELAGLTRFAQDRTWTWEASESEWRRMPLRGLLSARSTPDGIVCRALADKRPTPFAEPAFPTVEEGYLALISSGGRML